In the genome of Ptychodera flava strain L36383 chromosome 13, AS_Pfla_20210202, whole genome shotgun sequence, one region contains:
- the LOC139146941 gene encoding uncharacterized protein, with protein MHGEECIVTVFATKLRESGVPWEKLPFFRFGLVGHESGNVVDISEVKVYQKDDPNLPKSQELNYTSIFSIDRVLLEAHGPAWPIYRECRVSCDIKVWDKATGDAMLSLTIEQAEVIGCPEGKYGGMCNRDCICQNGATCHIANGACKCTPGWKGVACDIPDRGVFIRLTQSREANVQERRHFHCFTKHIMVANISWYFNDTKIKSLMIASSLNSDDTW; from the exons ATGCATGGTG AAGAGTGTATTGTCACCGTGTTCGCCACTAAACTGAGAGAGAGTGGAGTTCCCTGGGAGAAGTTGCCCTTCTTCCGGTTTGGACTTGTTGGTCACGAATCAGGAAATGTGGTTGATATTAGCGAAGTGAAAGTTTATCAG AAAGATGACCCAAATTTACCAAAAAGCCAGGAATTAAACTACACCTCAATATTTAGTATTGATAGAGTGTTACTTGAAGCTCACGGACCAGCCTGGCCGATCTACAGAGAATGCCGAGTTAGCTGTGACATTAAAGTATGGGACAAGGCAACTGGTGATGCAATGTTGAGTTTGACCATTGAACAAGCGGAAGTAATAG GTTGTCCAGAAGGGAAGTATGGCGGAATGTGCAATCGTGACTGTATCTGTCAGAATGGTGCTACTTGCCATATTGCTAATGGAGCTTGCAAGTGTACACCAGGCTGGAAGGGTGTTGCCTGTGATATCC CTGATCGAGGGGTTTTTATCAGACTTACACAAAGTCGGGAAGCCAATGTACAAGAACGGCGACATTTTCACTGCTTCACCAAGCATATCATGGTTGCCAATATATCATGGTACTTTAATGATACCAAAATCAAAAGTCTAATGATTGCTTCATCATTGAATTCTGATGAcacatggtaa